The following coding sequences are from one Canis lupus baileyi chromosome 19, mCanLup2.hap1, whole genome shotgun sequence window:
- the SLC25A23 gene encoding mitochondrial adenyl nucleotide antiporter SLC25A23 isoform X3: MRGGPGDAERRQRWGRLFEELDSNKDGRVDVRELRQGLARLGGGDPDRDTQQGISSEGDADPGGGLDLEEFSRYLQEREQRLLLLFHSLDRNQDGHIDVSEIQQSFRALGISISLEQAEKILHSMDRDGTMTIDWQEWRDHFLLHSLENVEDVVYFWKHSTVLDIGECLTVPDEFSEQEKLTGMWWKQLVAGAVAGAVSRTGTAPLDRLKVFMQVHASKTNKLNILGGLKSMIREGGMRSLWRGNGINVLKIAPESAIKFMAYEQIKRAIRGQQETLHVQERFVAGSLAGATAQTIIYPMEVLKTRLTLRRTGQYKGLLDCAWQILEREGPRAFYRGYLPNVLGIIPYAGIDLAVYETLKNRWLQQYSRDSADPGILVLLACGTISSTCGQIASYPLALVRTRMQAQASIEGAPQLSMLGLLRHILSQEGVWGLYRGIAPNFMKVIPAVSISYVVYENMKQALGVTSSHRERERGRDIGRGRSRLHAPGARRGIRSRVSRIAPWAKGRRQTAAPPRDPLIHF, translated from the exons ATGCGGGGGGGCCCGGGCGACGCGGAGCGGCGGCAGCGCTGGGGCCGCCTCTTCGAGGAGCTGGACAGTAACAAGGATGGCCGCGTGGACGTGCGCGAGTTGCGCCAGGGACTGGCCCGGCTGGGCGGGGGCGACCCGGACCGCGACACCCAACAG GGCATCTCCTCCGAGGGCGACGCTGACCCAGGTGGTGGGCTCGACCTGGAGGAGTTTAGCCGCTACCTGCAGGAGCGGGAACAGCGCCTGCTGCTTCTGTTCCACAGTCTGGACCGGAATCAGGATG gtcATATCGATGTGTCTGAGATCCAGCAGAGTTTCCGAGCTCTAGGCATTTCCATCTCGCTGGAGCAAGCAGAGAAAATTCTGCACAG CATGGACCGTGACGGCACGATGACCATAGACTGGCAGGAATGGCGTGACCACTTCCTGTTGCATTCACTGGAGAATGTGGAGGATGTAGTCTATTTCTGGAAGCATTCTACG GTCTTGGACATTGGTGAGTGCCTGACTGTCCCTGATGAGTTTTCAGAGCAGGAGAAGCTAACTGGCATGTGGTGGAAGCAGCTGGTGGCGGGCGCAGTGGCAGGTGCTGTGTCGCGGACGGGCACAGCCCCTCTGGACCGCCTCAAGGTCTTCATGCAG GTCCATGCATCCAAGACCAACAAGCTAAACATCCTGGGAGGCCTAAAGAGCATGATCCGAGAGGGGGGCATGCGCTCCCTGTGGCGTGGCAATGGGATTAATGTGCTCAAGATTGCACCTGAGTCTGCTATCAAGTTCATGGCCTATGAGCAG ATCAAACGGGCCATTCGGGGGCAGCAGGAGACCCTGCACGTGCAGGAGCGCTTTGTGGCTGGCTCCCTAGCTGGTGCCACAGCCCAAACCATCATTTACCCCATGGAG GTGCTGAAGACGCGGCTGACCCTGCGCCGGACCGGCCAGTACAAGGGGCTGCTGGACTGTGCGTGGCAGATCCTGGAGCGGGAGGGGCCCCGCGCCTTCTACCGAGGCTACCTGCCCAACGTGCTGGGCATCATCCCCTATGCGGGCATCGACCTGGCCGTCTATGAG ACCCTGAAGAACCGGTGGCTCCAGCAGTATAGCCGCGACTCGGCCGACCCAGGCATCCTCGTGCTCCTGGCCTGCGGCACCATCTCCAGCACCTGTGGCCAGATAGCCAGTTACCCCCTGGCCCTGGTCCGGACCCGCATGCAGGCCCAAG cctccATCGAGGGCGCCCCCCAGCTCTCCATGCTGGGTCTGCTCCGTCACATCCTGTCCCAGGAGGGCGTGTGGGGCCTCTACCGGGGCATTGCCCCCAACTTCATGAAAGTTATCCCGGCTGTGAGCATCTCCTATGTGGTCTACGAGAACATGAAGCAGGCCCTGGGGGTCACGTCCAG tcacagagagagagagagaggcagagacataggcagagggagaagcaggctccatgcaccgggagcccgacgtgggattcgatcccgggtctccaggatcgcgccctgggccaaaggcaggcgccaaaccgctgcgccacccagggatccccttatccaTTTCTAA
- the SLC25A23 gene encoding mitochondrial adenyl nucleotide antiporter SLC25A23 isoform X5: MRGGPGDAERRQRWGRLFEELDSNKDGRVDVRELRQGLARLGGGDPDRDTQQGISSEGDADPGGGLDLEEFSRYLQEREQRLLLLFHSLDRNQDGHIDVSEIQQSFRALGISISLEQAEKILHSMDRDGTMTIDWQEWRDHFLLHSLENVEDVVYFWKHSTVLDIGECLTVPDEFSEQEKLTGMWWKQLVAGAVAGAVSRTGTAPLDRLKVFMQVHASKTNKLNILGGLKSMIREGGMRSLWRGNGINVLKIAPESAIKFMAYEQIKRAIRGQQETLHVQERFVAGSLAGATAQTIIYPMEVLKTRLTLRRTGQYKGLLDCAWQILEREGPRAFYRGYLPNVLGIIPYAGIDLAVYETLKNRWLQQYSRDSADPGILVLLACGTISSTCGQIASYPLALVRTRMQAQASIEGAPQLSMLGLLRHILSQEGVWGLYRGIAPNFMKVIPAVSISYVVYENMKQALGVTSRSLYTVGA, encoded by the exons ATGCGGGGGGGCCCGGGCGACGCGGAGCGGCGGCAGCGCTGGGGCCGCCTCTTCGAGGAGCTGGACAGTAACAAGGATGGCCGCGTGGACGTGCGCGAGTTGCGCCAGGGACTGGCCCGGCTGGGCGGGGGCGACCCGGACCGCGACACCCAACAG GGCATCTCCTCCGAGGGCGACGCTGACCCAGGTGGTGGGCTCGACCTGGAGGAGTTTAGCCGCTACCTGCAGGAGCGGGAACAGCGCCTGCTGCTTCTGTTCCACAGTCTGGACCGGAATCAGGATG gtcATATCGATGTGTCTGAGATCCAGCAGAGTTTCCGAGCTCTAGGCATTTCCATCTCGCTGGAGCAAGCAGAGAAAATTCTGCACAG CATGGACCGTGACGGCACGATGACCATAGACTGGCAGGAATGGCGTGACCACTTCCTGTTGCATTCACTGGAGAATGTGGAGGATGTAGTCTATTTCTGGAAGCATTCTACG GTCTTGGACATTGGTGAGTGCCTGACTGTCCCTGATGAGTTTTCAGAGCAGGAGAAGCTAACTGGCATGTGGTGGAAGCAGCTGGTGGCGGGCGCAGTGGCAGGTGCTGTGTCGCGGACGGGCACAGCCCCTCTGGACCGCCTCAAGGTCTTCATGCAG GTCCATGCATCCAAGACCAACAAGCTAAACATCCTGGGAGGCCTAAAGAGCATGATCCGAGAGGGGGGCATGCGCTCCCTGTGGCGTGGCAATGGGATTAATGTGCTCAAGATTGCACCTGAGTCTGCTATCAAGTTCATGGCCTATGAGCAG ATCAAACGGGCCATTCGGGGGCAGCAGGAGACCCTGCACGTGCAGGAGCGCTTTGTGGCTGGCTCCCTAGCTGGTGCCACAGCCCAAACCATCATTTACCCCATGGAG GTGCTGAAGACGCGGCTGACCCTGCGCCGGACCGGCCAGTACAAGGGGCTGCTGGACTGTGCGTGGCAGATCCTGGAGCGGGAGGGGCCCCGCGCCTTCTACCGAGGCTACCTGCCCAACGTGCTGGGCATCATCCCCTATGCGGGCATCGACCTGGCCGTCTATGAG ACCCTGAAGAACCGGTGGCTCCAGCAGTATAGCCGCGACTCGGCCGACCCAGGCATCCTCGTGCTCCTGGCCTGCGGCACCATCTCCAGCACCTGTGGCCAGATAGCCAGTTACCCCCTGGCCCTGGTCCGGACCCGCATGCAGGCCCAAG cctccATCGAGGGCGCCCCCCAGCTCTCCATGCTGGGTCTGCTCCGTCACATCCTGTCCCAGGAGGGCGTGTGGGGCCTCTACCGGGGCATTGCCCCCAACTTCATGAAAGTTATCCCGGCTGTGAGCATCTCCTATGTGGTCTACGAGAACATGAAGCAGGCCCTGGGGGTCACGTCCAG
- the SLC25A23 gene encoding mitochondrial adenyl nucleotide antiporter SLC25A23 isoform X4, with protein MRGGPGDAERRQRWGRLFEELDSNKDGRVDVRELRQGLARLGGGDPDRDTQQGISSEGDADPGGGLDLEEFSRYLQEREQRLLLLFHSLDRNQDGHIDVSEIQQSFRALGISISLEQAEKILHSMDRDGTMTIDWQEWRDHFLLHSLENVEDVVYFWKHSTVLDIGECLTVPDEFSEQEKLTGMWWKQLVAGAVAGAVSRTGTAPLDRLKVFMQVHASKTNKLNILGGLKSMIREGGMRSLWRGNGINVLKIAPESAIKFMAYEQIKRAIRGQQETLHVQERFVAGSLAGATAQTIIYPMEVLKTRLTLRRTGQYKGLLDCAWQILEREGPRAFYRGYLPNVLGIIPYAGIDLAVYETLKNRWLQQYSRDSADPGILVLLACGTISSTCGQIASYPLALVRTRMQAQASIEGAPQLSMLGLLRHILSQEGVWGLYRGIAPNFMKVIPAVSISYVVYENMKQALGVTSSPGSLSSATGFWISRSLSHRILTMQCLDPGAPATGSQLPSPQPLDS; from the exons ATGCGGGGGGGCCCGGGCGACGCGGAGCGGCGGCAGCGCTGGGGCCGCCTCTTCGAGGAGCTGGACAGTAACAAGGATGGCCGCGTGGACGTGCGCGAGTTGCGCCAGGGACTGGCCCGGCTGGGCGGGGGCGACCCGGACCGCGACACCCAACAG GGCATCTCCTCCGAGGGCGACGCTGACCCAGGTGGTGGGCTCGACCTGGAGGAGTTTAGCCGCTACCTGCAGGAGCGGGAACAGCGCCTGCTGCTTCTGTTCCACAGTCTGGACCGGAATCAGGATG gtcATATCGATGTGTCTGAGATCCAGCAGAGTTTCCGAGCTCTAGGCATTTCCATCTCGCTGGAGCAAGCAGAGAAAATTCTGCACAG CATGGACCGTGACGGCACGATGACCATAGACTGGCAGGAATGGCGTGACCACTTCCTGTTGCATTCACTGGAGAATGTGGAGGATGTAGTCTATTTCTGGAAGCATTCTACG GTCTTGGACATTGGTGAGTGCCTGACTGTCCCTGATGAGTTTTCAGAGCAGGAGAAGCTAACTGGCATGTGGTGGAAGCAGCTGGTGGCGGGCGCAGTGGCAGGTGCTGTGTCGCGGACGGGCACAGCCCCTCTGGACCGCCTCAAGGTCTTCATGCAG GTCCATGCATCCAAGACCAACAAGCTAAACATCCTGGGAGGCCTAAAGAGCATGATCCGAGAGGGGGGCATGCGCTCCCTGTGGCGTGGCAATGGGATTAATGTGCTCAAGATTGCACCTGAGTCTGCTATCAAGTTCATGGCCTATGAGCAG ATCAAACGGGCCATTCGGGGGCAGCAGGAGACCCTGCACGTGCAGGAGCGCTTTGTGGCTGGCTCCCTAGCTGGTGCCACAGCCCAAACCATCATTTACCCCATGGAG GTGCTGAAGACGCGGCTGACCCTGCGCCGGACCGGCCAGTACAAGGGGCTGCTGGACTGTGCGTGGCAGATCCTGGAGCGGGAGGGGCCCCGCGCCTTCTACCGAGGCTACCTGCCCAACGTGCTGGGCATCATCCCCTATGCGGGCATCGACCTGGCCGTCTATGAG ACCCTGAAGAACCGGTGGCTCCAGCAGTATAGCCGCGACTCGGCCGACCCAGGCATCCTCGTGCTCCTGGCCTGCGGCACCATCTCCAGCACCTGTGGCCAGATAGCCAGTTACCCCCTGGCCCTGGTCCGGACCCGCATGCAGGCCCAAG cctccATCGAGGGCGCCCCCCAGCTCTCCATGCTGGGTCTGCTCCGTCACATCCTGTCCCAGGAGGGCGTGTGGGGCCTCTACCGGGGCATTGCCCCCAACTTCATGAAAGTTATCCCGGCTGTGAGCATCTCCTATGTGGTCTACGAGAACATGAAGCAGGCCCTGGGGGTCACGTCCAG CCCTGGATCTCTAAGCTCGGCCACTGGATTCTGGATATCAAGAAGCCTCAGCCACCGGATCCTGACAATGCAATGCCTAGATCCCGGGGCCCCAGCCACTGGATCCCAGCTCCCCTCACCCCAACCACTGGATTCCTGA
- the SLC25A23 gene encoding mitochondrial adenyl nucleotide antiporter SLC25A23 isoform X6, which yields MRGGPGDAERRQRWGRLFEELDSNKDGRVDVRELRQGLARLGGGDPDRDTQQGISSEGDADPGGGLDLEEFSRYLQEREQRLLLLFHSLDRNQDGHIDVSEIQQSFRALGISISLEQAEKILHSMDRDGTMTIDWQEWRDHFLLHSLENVEDVVYFWKHSTVLDIGECLTVPDEFSEQEKLTGMWWKQLVAGAVAGAVSRTGTAPLDRLKVFMQVHASKTNKLNILGGLKSMIREGGMRSLWRGNGINVLKIAPESAIKFMAYEQIKRAIRGQQETLHVQERFVAGSLAGATAQTIIYPMEVLKTRLTLRRTGQYKGLLDCAWQILEREGPRAFYRGYLPNVLGIIPYAGIDLAVYETLKNRWLQQYSRDSADPGILVLLACGTISSTCGQIASYPLALVRTRMQAQGFSYGSSPHPPTPTPTHS from the exons ATGCGGGGGGGCCCGGGCGACGCGGAGCGGCGGCAGCGCTGGGGCCGCCTCTTCGAGGAGCTGGACAGTAACAAGGATGGCCGCGTGGACGTGCGCGAGTTGCGCCAGGGACTGGCCCGGCTGGGCGGGGGCGACCCGGACCGCGACACCCAACAG GGCATCTCCTCCGAGGGCGACGCTGACCCAGGTGGTGGGCTCGACCTGGAGGAGTTTAGCCGCTACCTGCAGGAGCGGGAACAGCGCCTGCTGCTTCTGTTCCACAGTCTGGACCGGAATCAGGATG gtcATATCGATGTGTCTGAGATCCAGCAGAGTTTCCGAGCTCTAGGCATTTCCATCTCGCTGGAGCAAGCAGAGAAAATTCTGCACAG CATGGACCGTGACGGCACGATGACCATAGACTGGCAGGAATGGCGTGACCACTTCCTGTTGCATTCACTGGAGAATGTGGAGGATGTAGTCTATTTCTGGAAGCATTCTACG GTCTTGGACATTGGTGAGTGCCTGACTGTCCCTGATGAGTTTTCAGAGCAGGAGAAGCTAACTGGCATGTGGTGGAAGCAGCTGGTGGCGGGCGCAGTGGCAGGTGCTGTGTCGCGGACGGGCACAGCCCCTCTGGACCGCCTCAAGGTCTTCATGCAG GTCCATGCATCCAAGACCAACAAGCTAAACATCCTGGGAGGCCTAAAGAGCATGATCCGAGAGGGGGGCATGCGCTCCCTGTGGCGTGGCAATGGGATTAATGTGCTCAAGATTGCACCTGAGTCTGCTATCAAGTTCATGGCCTATGAGCAG ATCAAACGGGCCATTCGGGGGCAGCAGGAGACCCTGCACGTGCAGGAGCGCTTTGTGGCTGGCTCCCTAGCTGGTGCCACAGCCCAAACCATCATTTACCCCATGGAG GTGCTGAAGACGCGGCTGACCCTGCGCCGGACCGGCCAGTACAAGGGGCTGCTGGACTGTGCGTGGCAGATCCTGGAGCGGGAGGGGCCCCGCGCCTTCTACCGAGGCTACCTGCCCAACGTGCTGGGCATCATCCCCTATGCGGGCATCGACCTGGCCGTCTATGAG ACCCTGAAGAACCGGTGGCTCCAGCAGTATAGCCGCGACTCGGCCGACCCAGGCATCCTCGTGCTCCTGGCCTGCGGCACCATCTCCAGCACCTGTGGCCAGATAGCCAGTTACCCCCTGGCCCTGGTCCGGACCCGCATGCAGGCCCAAG GTTTCTCTTATgggtcctccccccacccccccacccccacccccacacattcCTGA
- the SLC25A23 gene encoding mitochondrial adenyl nucleotide antiporter SLC25A23 isoform X1: protein MRGGPGDAERRQRWGRLFEELDSNKDGRVDVRELRQGLARLGGGDPDRDTQQGISSEGDADPGGGLDLEEFSRYLQEREQRLLLLFHSLDRNQDGHIDVSEIQQSFRALGISISLEQAEKILHSMDRDGTMTIDWQEWRDHFLLHSLENVEDVVYFWKHSTVLDIGECLTVPDEFSEQEKLTGMWWKQLVAGAVAGAVSRTGTAPLDRLKVFMQVHASKTNKLNILGGLKSMIREGGMRSLWRGNGINVLKIAPESAIKFMAYEQIKRAIRGQQETLHVQERFVAGSLAGATAQTIIYPMEVLKTRLTLRRTGQYKGLLDCAWQILEREGPRAFYRGYLPNVLGIIPYAGIDLAVYETLKNRWLQQYSRDSADPGILVLLACGTISSTCGQIASYPLALVRTRMQAQASIEGAPQLSMLGLLRHILSQEGVWGLYRGIAPNFMKVIPAVSISYVVYENMKQALGVTSRSTHHREYPSPCLNTQAPDPALGPRSPKPLADPRSSCFLQPWISKLGHWILDIKKPQPPDPDNAMPRSRGPSHWIPAPLTPTTGFLNSFTLTLSPGSLCFDYWIPYISTTTPSTPNHRISDSQALTSRTLAPKIAI from the exons ATGCGGGGGGGCCCGGGCGACGCGGAGCGGCGGCAGCGCTGGGGCCGCCTCTTCGAGGAGCTGGACAGTAACAAGGATGGCCGCGTGGACGTGCGCGAGTTGCGCCAGGGACTGGCCCGGCTGGGCGGGGGCGACCCGGACCGCGACACCCAACAG GGCATCTCCTCCGAGGGCGACGCTGACCCAGGTGGTGGGCTCGACCTGGAGGAGTTTAGCCGCTACCTGCAGGAGCGGGAACAGCGCCTGCTGCTTCTGTTCCACAGTCTGGACCGGAATCAGGATG gtcATATCGATGTGTCTGAGATCCAGCAGAGTTTCCGAGCTCTAGGCATTTCCATCTCGCTGGAGCAAGCAGAGAAAATTCTGCACAG CATGGACCGTGACGGCACGATGACCATAGACTGGCAGGAATGGCGTGACCACTTCCTGTTGCATTCACTGGAGAATGTGGAGGATGTAGTCTATTTCTGGAAGCATTCTACG GTCTTGGACATTGGTGAGTGCCTGACTGTCCCTGATGAGTTTTCAGAGCAGGAGAAGCTAACTGGCATGTGGTGGAAGCAGCTGGTGGCGGGCGCAGTGGCAGGTGCTGTGTCGCGGACGGGCACAGCCCCTCTGGACCGCCTCAAGGTCTTCATGCAG GTCCATGCATCCAAGACCAACAAGCTAAACATCCTGGGAGGCCTAAAGAGCATGATCCGAGAGGGGGGCATGCGCTCCCTGTGGCGTGGCAATGGGATTAATGTGCTCAAGATTGCACCTGAGTCTGCTATCAAGTTCATGGCCTATGAGCAG ATCAAACGGGCCATTCGGGGGCAGCAGGAGACCCTGCACGTGCAGGAGCGCTTTGTGGCTGGCTCCCTAGCTGGTGCCACAGCCCAAACCATCATTTACCCCATGGAG GTGCTGAAGACGCGGCTGACCCTGCGCCGGACCGGCCAGTACAAGGGGCTGCTGGACTGTGCGTGGCAGATCCTGGAGCGGGAGGGGCCCCGCGCCTTCTACCGAGGCTACCTGCCCAACGTGCTGGGCATCATCCCCTATGCGGGCATCGACCTGGCCGTCTATGAG ACCCTGAAGAACCGGTGGCTCCAGCAGTATAGCCGCGACTCGGCCGACCCAGGCATCCTCGTGCTCCTGGCCTGCGGCACCATCTCCAGCACCTGTGGCCAGATAGCCAGTTACCCCCTGGCCCTGGTCCGGACCCGCATGCAGGCCCAAG cctccATCGAGGGCGCCCCCCAGCTCTCCATGCTGGGTCTGCTCCGTCACATCCTGTCCCAGGAGGGCGTGTGGGGCCTCTACCGGGGCATTGCCCCCAACTTCATGAAAGTTATCCCGGCTGTGAGCATCTCCTATGTGGTCTACGAGAACATGAAGCAGGCCCTGGGGGTCACGTCCAG GAGTACCCATCACCGTGAGTACCCATCACCATGCCTAAACACTCAGGCCCCAGATCCAGCACTGGGTCCTAGATCCCCAAAACCACTGGCGGATCCCAGATCCTCATGCTTCCTCCAGCCCTGGATCTCTAAGCTCGGCCACTGGATTCTGGATATCAAGAAGCCTCAGCCACCGGATCCTGACAATGCAATGCCTAGATCCCGGGGCCCCAGCCACTGGATCCCAGCTCCCCTCACCCCAACCACTGGATTCCTGAATTCCTTTACCTTGACACTGAGTCCTGGATCCCTCTGCTTTGACTACTGGATTCCCTACATTTCAACCACTACACCCTCAACCCCCAACCACCGGATCTCGGATTCCCAAGCCCTGACCAGCCGGACCCTGGCTCCTAAAATCGCAATATGA
- the SLC25A23 gene encoding mitochondrial adenyl nucleotide antiporter SLC25A23 isoform X2 yields the protein MRGGPGDAERRQRWGRLFEELDSNKDGRVDVRELRQGLARLGGGDPDRDTQQGISSEGDADPGGGLDLEEFSRYLQEREQRLLLLFHSLDRNQDGHIDVSEIQQSFRALGISISLEQAEKILHSMDRDGTMTIDWQEWRDHFLLHSLENVEDVVYFWKHSTVLDIGECLTVPDEFSEQEKLTGMWWKQLVAGAVAGAVSRTGTAPLDRLKVFMQVHASKTNKLNILGGLKSMIREGGMRSLWRGNGINVLKIAPESAIKFMAYEQVLKTRLTLRRTGQYKGLLDCAWQILEREGPRAFYRGYLPNVLGIIPYAGIDLAVYETLKNRWLQQYSRDSADPGILVLLACGTISSTCGQIASYPLALVRTRMQAQASIEGAPQLSMLGLLRHILSQEGVWGLYRGIAPNFMKVIPAVSISYVVYENMKQALGVTSRSTHHREYPSPCLNTQAPDPALGPRSPKPLADPRSSCFLQPWISKLGHWILDIKKPQPPDPDNAMPRSRGPSHWIPAPLTPTTGFLNSFTLTLSPGSLCFDYWIPYISTTTPSTPNHRISDSQALTSRTLAPKIAI from the exons ATGCGGGGGGGCCCGGGCGACGCGGAGCGGCGGCAGCGCTGGGGCCGCCTCTTCGAGGAGCTGGACAGTAACAAGGATGGCCGCGTGGACGTGCGCGAGTTGCGCCAGGGACTGGCCCGGCTGGGCGGGGGCGACCCGGACCGCGACACCCAACAG GGCATCTCCTCCGAGGGCGACGCTGACCCAGGTGGTGGGCTCGACCTGGAGGAGTTTAGCCGCTACCTGCAGGAGCGGGAACAGCGCCTGCTGCTTCTGTTCCACAGTCTGGACCGGAATCAGGATG gtcATATCGATGTGTCTGAGATCCAGCAGAGTTTCCGAGCTCTAGGCATTTCCATCTCGCTGGAGCAAGCAGAGAAAATTCTGCACAG CATGGACCGTGACGGCACGATGACCATAGACTGGCAGGAATGGCGTGACCACTTCCTGTTGCATTCACTGGAGAATGTGGAGGATGTAGTCTATTTCTGGAAGCATTCTACG GTCTTGGACATTGGTGAGTGCCTGACTGTCCCTGATGAGTTTTCAGAGCAGGAGAAGCTAACTGGCATGTGGTGGAAGCAGCTGGTGGCGGGCGCAGTGGCAGGTGCTGTGTCGCGGACGGGCACAGCCCCTCTGGACCGCCTCAAGGTCTTCATGCAG GTCCATGCATCCAAGACCAACAAGCTAAACATCCTGGGAGGCCTAAAGAGCATGATCCGAGAGGGGGGCATGCGCTCCCTGTGGCGTGGCAATGGGATTAATGTGCTCAAGATTGCACCTGAGTCTGCTATCAAGTTCATGGCCTATGAGCAG GTGCTGAAGACGCGGCTGACCCTGCGCCGGACCGGCCAGTACAAGGGGCTGCTGGACTGTGCGTGGCAGATCCTGGAGCGGGAGGGGCCCCGCGCCTTCTACCGAGGCTACCTGCCCAACGTGCTGGGCATCATCCCCTATGCGGGCATCGACCTGGCCGTCTATGAG ACCCTGAAGAACCGGTGGCTCCAGCAGTATAGCCGCGACTCGGCCGACCCAGGCATCCTCGTGCTCCTGGCCTGCGGCACCATCTCCAGCACCTGTGGCCAGATAGCCAGTTACCCCCTGGCCCTGGTCCGGACCCGCATGCAGGCCCAAG cctccATCGAGGGCGCCCCCCAGCTCTCCATGCTGGGTCTGCTCCGTCACATCCTGTCCCAGGAGGGCGTGTGGGGCCTCTACCGGGGCATTGCCCCCAACTTCATGAAAGTTATCCCGGCTGTGAGCATCTCCTATGTGGTCTACGAGAACATGAAGCAGGCCCTGGGGGTCACGTCCAG GAGTACCCATCACCGTGAGTACCCATCACCATGCCTAAACACTCAGGCCCCAGATCCAGCACTGGGTCCTAGATCCCCAAAACCACTGGCGGATCCCAGATCCTCATGCTTCCTCCAGCCCTGGATCTCTAAGCTCGGCCACTGGATTCTGGATATCAAGAAGCCTCAGCCACCGGATCCTGACAATGCAATGCCTAGATCCCGGGGCCCCAGCCACTGGATCCCAGCTCCCCTCACCCCAACCACTGGATTCCTGAATTCCTTTACCTTGACACTGAGTCCTGGATCCCTCTGCTTTGACTACTGGATTCCCTACATTTCAACCACTACACCCTCAACCCCCAACCACCGGATCTCGGATTCCCAAGCCCTGACCAGCCGGACCCTGGCTCCTAAAATCGCAATATGA